The Bos javanicus breed banteng chromosome 21, ARS-OSU_banteng_1.0, whole genome shotgun sequence genome includes a region encoding these proteins:
- the LOC133234541 gene encoding serpin A12-like, with protein sequence MNPFLGLSLLLAGLLTVEGLLKSNFSPENHEAVSQGQVEKGKGTAQELAKRNADFGLKLFKKLSFSSPDNNILFSPWSISMAFSMLSLGAQDSTLAEIKEGFNFRNIPEKDLHEAFHYLIHRLNQRNQNQRLGLGNALFIDQKVKPQQKFLTEVRNMYKADTIPTNFQNSENAQKQINNYVSQKTQGKINNLVKNIDPGTVMLLINYIFFRARWQHEFDPKETKEEDFILDRNKTVKVPMMFHVGMYKVGHDDQLSCTILEMPYQSNFTAIFVLPEEGRMKQVEQALGPDTFARWKKLLVRRVADVFVPRLTITSNYDLKKMLSHLGISKIFEEHGDLTRISPHRNLKVGEAVHKATLKMDEKGTEGAAGSGAQTLPMETPIRVKINHRFLLMIWETKMNNLLFFGKIVNPSGR encoded by the exons ATGAACCCCTTTCTGGGCCTGAGCCTGCTTCTGGCTGGCCTCCTCACTGTGGAAGGTCTTCTGAAGTCCAACTTCTCTCCAGAGAATCATGAAGCTGTGAGTCAGGGCCaagtagagaagggaaaggggacaGCTCAGGAGCTCGCAAAGCGAAACGCAGACTTTGGACTCAAGCTGTTTAAGAAACTGTCCTTCAGCAGCCCTGACAATAACATCTTATTCTCCCCCTGGAGCATCTCTATGGCCTTCTCCATGCTGTCTCTGGGTGCCCAGGACTCCACCCTGGCTGAGATCAAGGAGGGCTTCAACTTCAGGAACATCCCTGAGAAAgacctccatgaagccttccatTACCTCATCCACAGGCTGAATCAGAGGAACCAGAACCAAAGGCTGGGGCTCGGGAATGCCTTGTTTATTGACCAGAAGGTAAAGCCCCAGCAGAAGTTTCTGACAGAAGTCAGGAATATGTACAAGGCAGACACCATCCCCACCAACTTCCAGAACTCAGAAAATGCTCAGAAGCAGATCAATAACTATGTCAGTCAGAAAACCCAGGGGAAAATCAACAACCTAGTCAAGAATATAGACCCTGGCACTGTGATGCTTCTTATCAACTATATTTTCTTTCGAG CCAGGTGGCAACATGAGTTTGACCCAAAGGAAACGAAAGAGGAAGATTTCATTCTGGACAGAAACAAGACCGTGAAGGTGCCCATGATGTTCCATGTGGGCATGTATAAAGTGGGGCATGACGACCAGCTTTCCTGTACCATCCTGGAAATGCCTTACCAGAGCAACTTCACGGCCATCTTTGTTCTTCCTGAGGAGGGCAGAATGAAGCAAGTGGAGCAAGCCCTGGGGCCGGACACTTTTGCCAGATGGAAGAAGTTACTCGTACGAAG GGTCGCAGATGTGTTTGTGCCCAGGTTGACCATCACCAGTAACTACGACCTGAAGAAGATGCTTTCCCACCTGGGCATCAGCAAAATCTTTGAGGAACACGGTGATCTCACCAGGATCTCCCCTCATCGGAACCTGAAAGTGGGCGAG GCGGTGCACAAGGCTACCCTGAAGATGGATGAGAAGGGCACAGAGGGAGCCGCGGGCTCCGGAGCGCAGACGCTGCCCATGGAGACACCGATTCGGGTCAAGATAAACCACCGCTTCCTGCTGATGATCTGGGAGACTAAAATGAATAACCTGCTCTTCTTTGGAAAGATTGTTAATCCTTCTGGGAGATAA